CTGCGCCTCCGCGGAGAGCGCCGAGGAGTTCGCACGGATGGGGGCCTCCCGGGTCATCCTCGAGCGGCACCTGCGGATCGGGGAGGTCGCGCGGATCGCCGCGCGCTCGCCCATCGGCGTGGAGATCTTCGCGCACGGCTCGCTGTGCTACTCCTGGTCGGGAAAATGCTTCTTCTCGTCCTACCTTGGGGGGAAGAGCGGGAATCGCGGCGCGTGCGTCCAGCCGTGCCGTCGCCTGTACGGGACGGGCGGCGGGGAGGGCGAAGCGATCTTCTCCACCGGCGACCTGTCGCTCCTCCCGCGCCTTCCGGAGATCGTGCCGCTGGGCGTCGCCGCCCTCAAGATCGAGGGGCGGATGCGGGGGGCGGAGTATGTGTACGGCGTGGTGTCTGCGTATCGCGCCGCGCTCGACGCGATCCGCGCGGGGAGGCCCGCGGAGGGCGTCGAGGAGGGGATGCGGATCCTGTCCGGGGTCGTCGGCCGGGAGCCGACCTCCGGGCTGACCGGCGGGGCCGCCCCGGGCGAGGTGGCTACGGGCGGCGGCTCCGGGAACGTGGGCGACGCCATGGGCGCGGTCGAACGGATCGAGGACGGGTGGGCCTTCGTGCCCGGTGCGGCGCCGGTCGACCCCGGAGACCGCCTGCGCGTCCAGTTCCAGGAGGACGGCTCGGGGCGGGGCTTCTCCGCGTCGGCGCCCGACATGCGCGCGGCGGAAGGGGGGCTCTTCCTGAAGATCCCGTTCTCCGTTTCGCCGGGCGACCTCCTGTTCCGGACGGCCGCCGCCGGCCGCGCGGAGTTCACGCGGCGCGCCCGCCGGGAGATGGAGGCGATCCGGCCGGACGGCGCGCGCTTCTCCGTCGCGGTCTCTCCCGGGGCGGTGCTGGTGCGTGCGTCTTACGGCAGCGTGTCGCGGGAGTATCCGTACCGCGTCTCAGGCCCCGCGGGCGCCCCGGCGGGATCGCCGCCGAAGGACGGGGATCGGCAGCTTGCCGCGGCGTACCGGGGGGATCTCCCGCTGGCGGAGGTGCGGCTGGAATACCGCGGGGGGCCCTGCGCCTGGGGCGACGTCAAGTCGCTTTTCCTCCAGGCGGCCCGGCACTTCGACAAGGAGTTCCACCTCGCCGGGAAGCGGCTCCGGCTGGAGATCCTTCCGACGCTGCGCGTCTCCGGCGCCCGGCCGGAAGGGCCCGGCACGGTGATCTTCGCCGGCATCCGCGCGGAGCAGCTTCCCCTCCTGCCGAAGACCCCGGGGATCGTCCCCGTCGTGGAGATGACCAAGGCGCTGCTGCGCGATCCGTCGCCGTTGATCCGGCACGCGAGGGCGGGCGCCTACTTCCGCCTCCCCGCGCCGCTGCTCGAATCGGAGGCCTCCTTCCTGCGCCGGACCGTCACGGAGGCCGTGGGGAAGGGGCTGACGCGCTGGGTCCTTCCGGACGCGGGACACTTCCGCTTCTTCGCCCCGTCGCCTCTCCGGCGCCAGGTGGTCCTCGTCAGCGACCATTACCTCTATGCCTTCAACATGGCGGCCCTCTCCGCCCTTTCTCGCATGGGCGCGGCCCGGATGATCCTCCCGGTGGAAGCGCCGCTTTCGGCGCTGCGGGACATCGGAAAGTTCCTCTACGGGCTGGGGATCGCGGTGGTCTACGGCCGAGTGCCGCTGATGCTCTCGCGGCTGCTCCCCGCGAAGGGGGTGCGGGGCGGGGAGGTGGTGAGTCCCCGGGGCGAGCGGTTCGGCGTGGACACCGACGAACACGGGTCGGCGGTCCTCCCCGCGGAGCCGTTCTCCCTTTCCGGGTCGCTCCACGAGCTGCGCGCGGCGGGGATCCGCGACTTCTTCGCGGACCTGAAGGGGCTTTCCGCGGAGGAGCTGTCCGCGGTCCTTTCCGCCCTGATGGAGGACCGGGCGATCCCGGGCGCCTCCACATTCAATCTCTTCCGGGGGAACTTCTGACGTGGCTGCCGTCGACCGCCTCAGGAACATAGGGATCATCGCGCACATCGACGCAGGGAAGACCACCTTCAGCGAGCGGCTGCTCTTTTACTCCGGCGTCACGCACCGGATGGGGGAGGTGCACGACGGCGACACCCAGATGGACTACCTCCCGCAGGAGCGGGAACGCGGGATCACCATCACCTCCGCCGTGACGCAGTTCGCGTGGCAGGGATCGGAGATCCACCTGATCGACACCCCCGGGCACGTGGACTTCACCATCGAGGTGGAGCGGTCGCTGCGCGTCCTCGACGGCGCGGTCGTCGTCTTCTGCGGGGTGGGGGGGGTGGAGCCGCAGTCCGAGGTCGTCTGGCGCCAGGCGAACCGCCACAAGGTCCCACGGATCGCGTTCGTCAACAAGCTCGACCGCCCGGGGGCGGACTACGACCGGGTGATCGCCGACATGGCGCGGAAGCTGGACGCCCGGGGGATCCCCGTGACGGTCCCGCTGTTCGAGGAGGGGACGTTCGCGGCCGTGGCCGACCTGATGTCGATGGAGCGCGTGTCCTTCTCCGCGCAGGACCAGGGGGCGACGGTGCATCGGCAACCGCTTTCGCCCGGAGAGGCGAACGCCCTGTCGAAATACCGCGAGGCGCTGCTGGAGGCGGCGGCCGACGGGGACGACGCGGCGGCGGAGAAGTACCTCGCGGGGGAGGAGGTCCCGTTGCCGCTGCTGCGCTCCGGGATCCGGAAAGGGACGCTGGCCGGCCGGATCTTCCCGGTCTACGCCGGATCGGCGCTGCGGAACCGGGGGGTCCAGCCGGCGATGGACGGGATCGTCCATTTCCTCCCGTCGCCCGCCGAGGTCCCCCCAGCGCGGGGCGACGATCCCCGGTCCGGCGTGCCCGCGATGCGCGAGCCGCTGCCGTCGGCGCCGTTCTCCGCGCTGGTGTTCAAGGTGATGCAGGAGGAGGGGCGGCGGACGGTCTACCTGCGCGTCTATTCCGGGAAGGCGGCCGAGGGGGCGGCGTTCCTCAACGCGGCCACCGGCGAGAAGGAGAAGGCGGCGCGCCTTTTCCGGATGCACGGGGGGAAGAAGGAACCGGTCGACGAGATCCGCGCGGGCGACATCGTCGGGGCGCGGGGGATCAAGAAGGCGAAGACGGGAGACACGCTGTGCGATCCGGCGGCGCCGATCCTCTACGAGCCGATCGAGTTCCGCAAGCCCGTCGTTTCGGTGGTCGTCGAGCCGAAGACCGTCCGGGAGATGGACCGGCTGAAGGAGATCCTGGGCGCGATGACGGACGAGGATCCGACGCTGACGTTCCGCGAGGACGCCGACACGGGGCAGATCCTCCTATCGGGGATGGGGGAGCTCCACCTGGAGGTCGTCCTCGACCGGATGGCGCGGGAATTCGGGTTGACGGTCCGCAAGGGGAACCCCGAGGTCGTCTACCGGGAAACGGTGACCGCGGCCGGGAGCGCGGAGAGCGTGTTCGAGCGGGAGATCGCCGAACGGATGGTGAAGGTGGTCACCACGGTCTCCGTCCAGCCGGCCCCGCGGGGCTCCGGGGTGCGGATCCTCGACGGCTACCGGATGCTGGGCTTCTCGCAGGACGTGAGCGACGGGATGGAGATGGGGCTGCGCGAGGGCGCGTTCTTCGGCTCCTTGGGCTACCCGGTGGACGACGTGGCGGTGGATCTCACCGGAATGGCCTTCCACTCGGGCGTCCCCTCGCAGATGGTCGCGAAGGTCGCGGCCGCGAAGGCGTTCCAGGAGGCGTACGAGAAGGGGAAGCCGTACCTGCTGGAGCCGGTGATGGAGGTGGAGATCTCCGTCCCGGAAGAGTTCCTCGGAGGGGTCATCGGCGACGTGAACGCCCGCCGCGGGAGGGTCACCTCGGTGGACCGCCGCCTGGACGCGTCGCTGCTGTCGGCGATGGTCCCGCTGAAGGAGATGTTCGGTTACGTGACGGCGCTCCGGTCGCTCTCGCAGGGGCGGGGGAACTACACGATGAAGTTCTCGCACTACGACCGTGCGTAGACCCCCTCCGAGAACGTCGCCGCCCCGCGGAGGATCATCTCTTCGAGGTGCTTCGACAGGAGCGACCACTCGGCGTAGTCGAGCCACCACCAGTCGTTCCCGGAGCCGCAGACCAGCCGCCGGGAGATGATCTCCGCGCGCGTCCTCGGCTCCCGGAGGAACTCGCGCAGCGCCTCCTCCCTGCGGTCGATCGCCGCCAGGTACGCCTCGACCTTCTCCGCGATCGGGCCGCGGTGGACGGGCCCCTCGTGCGAGACCACGCACCGGTCCGCCCCGACCGCCGCCAGGCGGCGCGCCGAGCGGCGGAACTCCTCGATGCCGCAGGACGCGTCGCCGTACCACGGTCCGAAATCCGCAAGGTCGTAATCGCCGAGGAACAGGATCCCCTCTTCGGGGAAATGGAGGCACAGGTGCCCCGGCGTGTGGCCGGGAGCGACCACGGCGACCGCCCGCGTCTTCCCGAAGAGGATCTCCTCGCCGTCGTTCACCCGGCGGGAGACCTTCCGGGGGGCGAAGCGGAACTTCTCCCCGATCAGCTTCCGGTAGGGCGCCTCCCATTCCGTCCCCGCGGCGGCTTCGAAGGCGAGCAGAGTGTCGGCCGATTCGAAGGCCGGCGCGTCCGCCGCCGATGCCCACACCTCCGCATCGGGAAGTCCCGACAGGTGCGTGAAGTGGTCCTCGTGATAGTGCGTCATCACGACCGCGGCGATTCCGTCCTCCCTGCGCAGCCGGTCGATCTCCTCCGCGTCCGACCCGGCGTCGACCAGGAAACCGCCCCCGTCCCGGATGTAGAGGGAATGGGAGAACGGGTATCGGCCGTTCTTCCCTCCCTCCACGATCCATATCCTGTCCGCGAGCCGGATCACGCGGGCGGCTCCCCGCCGGGCGCCTCCGGGCCCGGGCCCGCCGACGGCGGATGCAGCAGGTCCTCCTTGCGGCGGATCGCGCGCACCGTGCGGCAGCCCAGGAGCAGCGCGAAGAGCCAGCAGGCGGCGCAGACCAGGACCGATCCCGCGGCGGACCTGGCCAGCGCCCCGTAGTACGTCTCCCAGGAGAGGTATTTCGCGGCGGCCGAGAGGCCGTATCCGCCGACGGCGGCAGCGAGCGCCGCGGCGAGCGCCATCTTCCCGAATTCGGCCAGCTCCGACAGCCCGCGCTTCCCCACCGTCCGGCGCATGAGGATGCCGTAGAGCGCGCCGGCGTACAGGAAGATCCCCACCGTGCTCGCTAAGGCGAGGCCGAACACGCCGTGCGTCTGCTGCAGGAAGTAGTACGCCGGGAGAGCGGCGAGCCACGACGCCGTCCCGACCAGGGTGGGGGTCCAGGTGTCCTTCATCGCGAAAAAGCCCCGGGACACGATCGCCTGCGAGCACCAGAGGGGGATGCCGATGGCGAAGGCGGAGAGCGCCTGGGCGGTGCGGATCGTGTCGTCGATCCGGAACGCGCCGCGCTGGTAGACGAGCAGGACCGCCTCGCGCGACAGGACGAAGATCGTCGCGGCCGCGGCGGCGGAAACGAGGAACACCCACCGCAGCGTGAGCGACAGCGACTCCCACAGCTTGTCCAGCTTCCCCCTTGCGGCGAGCTCCGCGAGGAACGGGTACGAGGCCACCCCCGACGCCTGGCCCAGGATGCCGACGGGCACCATCAGGAGGCGGCGCGCGTTGTTCAGCCAGGTGATCGCCCCCACGAGCAGGAACGAGCCGAAGACCCGCAGCGTCCACTCGTCCACCACGACGAGGGAAAACCCGAGCATGATGGGAACGGAAAGGAGGAAGAACTCCCGGAGGGACGGATCGGCGAAGTCGATCCGGGGACGGTAGGCGAACGTCCCGCGGCGCGCTCCGTAAAGCTGCAGGGCGAAGTTCCCCAGGAAGGCGCCCCCGACGACCCCCCACGCGAACCCCTCCATCCCGCGCTCCCTGCCGGCCAGCAGCCCGCCGGCGATGATCCCCGTGTTGTAGACCAGAGGGGCGAGCGCCGGGAGAAGGAACTGCTTCCGCGCGAACTGGACGGCCATCAGCAG
This DNA window, taken from Thermodesulfobacteriota bacterium, encodes the following:
- a CDS encoding U32 family peptidase gives rise to the protein MSNEKGRRGNPIETPRDRKPKVVRRGPGEVKPPPLSEGKRGKFRPRRPEPRSAPPAAPAETPRPKKSRNGPRREPAGSRLPAPGAARPDFPELLAPAGFPEAYFAAVDAGADAVYLGLGKFNARARAENFQISDLCRILPHAKARGVRIYVAINSLLTEADLPEAISLIHQVAPLSPDAVIAADFGLIRILREYFPEIPVHVSTQAGCASAESAEEFARMGASRVILERHLRIGEVARIAARSPIGVEIFAHGSLCYSWSGKCFFSSYLGGKSGNRGACVQPCRRLYGTGGGEGEAIFSTGDLSLLPRLPEIVPLGVAALKIEGRMRGAEYVYGVVSAYRAALDAIRAGRPAEGVEEGMRILSGVVGREPTSGLTGGAAPGEVATGGGSGNVGDAMGAVERIEDGWAFVPGAAPVDPGDRLRVQFQEDGSGRGFSASAPDMRAAEGGLFLKIPFSVSPGDLLFRTAAAGRAEFTRRARREMEAIRPDGARFSVAVSPGAVLVRASYGSVSREYPYRVSGPAGAPAGSPPKDGDRQLAAAYRGDLPLAEVRLEYRGGPCAWGDVKSLFLQAARHFDKEFHLAGKRLRLEILPTLRVSGARPEGPGTVIFAGIRAEQLPLLPKTPGIVPVVEMTKALLRDPSPLIRHARAGAYFRLPAPLLESEASFLRRTVTEAVGKGLTRWVLPDAGHFRFFAPSPLRRQVVLVSDHYLYAFNMAALSALSRMGAARMILPVEAPLSALRDIGKFLYGLGIAVVYGRVPLMLSRLLPAKGVRGGEVVSPRGERFGVDTDEHGSAVLPAEPFSLSGSLHELRAAGIRDFFADLKGLSAEELSAVLSALMEDRAIPGASTFNLFRGNF
- the fusA gene encoding elongation factor G translates to MAAVDRLRNIGIIAHIDAGKTTFSERLLFYSGVTHRMGEVHDGDTQMDYLPQERERGITITSAVTQFAWQGSEIHLIDTPGHVDFTIEVERSLRVLDGAVVVFCGVGGVEPQSEVVWRQANRHKVPRIAFVNKLDRPGADYDRVIADMARKLDARGIPVTVPLFEEGTFAAVADLMSMERVSFSAQDQGATVHRQPLSPGEANALSKYREALLEAAADGDDAAAEKYLAGEEVPLPLLRSGIRKGTLAGRIFPVYAGSALRNRGVQPAMDGIVHFLPSPAEVPPARGDDPRSGVPAMREPLPSAPFSALVFKVMQEEGRRTVYLRVYSGKAAEGAAFLNAATGEKEKAARLFRMHGGKKEPVDEIRAGDIVGARGIKKAKTGDTLCDPAAPILYEPIEFRKPVVSVVVEPKTVREMDRLKEILGAMTDEDPTLTFREDADTGQILLSGMGELHLEVVLDRMAREFGLTVRKGNPEVVYRETVTAAGSAESVFEREIAERMVKVVTTVSVQPAPRGSGVRILDGYRMLGFSQDVSDGMEMGLREGAFFGSLGYPVDDVAVDLTGMAFHSGVPSQMVAKVAAAKAFQEAYEKGKPYLLEPVMEVEISVPEEFLGGVIGDVNARRGRVTSVDRRLDASLLSAMVPLKEMFGYVTALRSLSQGRGNYTMKFSHYDRA
- a CDS encoding MBL fold metallo-hydrolase, which produces MIRLADRIWIVEGGKNGRYPFSHSLYIRDGGGFLVDAGSDAEEIDRLRREDGIAAVVMTHYHEDHFTHLSGLPDAEVWASAADAPAFESADTLLAFEAAAGTEWEAPYRKLIGEKFRFAPRKVSRRVNDGEEILFGKTRAVAVVAPGHTPGHLCLHFPEEGILFLGDYDLADFGPWYGDASCGIEEFRRSARRLAAVGADRCVVSHEGPVHRGPIAEKVEAYLAAIDRREEALREFLREPRTRAEIISRRLVCGSGNDWWWLDYAEWSLLSKHLEEMILRGAATFSEGVYARS
- the murJ gene encoding murein biosynthesis integral membrane protein MurJ, whose product is MSETETRRMGRAAAVMMASVLLSRILGYARDAVIAYQHGATPDTDAYFAAFTIPDFLNHILAGGGLSITFIPIFSRFLAEGKEEEGFRAFSTIATTMGIAMVFFIVLGEFMADRIIPLIAPGFSPAQVATAAGLTRIVLPAQIFFYLGGLLMAVQFARKQFLLPALAPLVYNTGIIAGGLLAGRERGMEGFAWGVVGGAFLGNFALQLYGARRGTFAYRPRIDFADPSLREFFLLSVPIMLGFSLVVVDEWTLRVFGSFLLVGAITWLNNARRLLMVPVGILGQASGVASYPFLAELAARGKLDKLWESLSLTLRWVFLVSAAAAATIFVLSREAVLLVYQRGAFRIDDTIRTAQALSAFAIGIPLWCSQAIVSRGFFAMKDTWTPTLVGTASWLAALPAYYFLQQTHGVFGLALASTVGIFLYAGALYGILMRRTVGKRGLSELAEFGKMALAAALAAAVGGYGLSAAAKYLSWETYYGALARSAAGSVLVCAACWLFALLLGCRTVRAIRRKEDLLHPPSAGPGPEAPGGEPPA